Proteins co-encoded in one Acipenser ruthenus chromosome 3, fAciRut3.2 maternal haplotype, whole genome shotgun sequence genomic window:
- the LOC117394282 gene encoding endothelin-1 produces MELRVFFSLMFVIYSGLLDAVASVVSISEFPTVSSAPLRHVRSKRCSCSSFLDKECVYFCHLDIIWINTPERTVSYGLGSPPRRKRSLQESVLDTLVATSPRCKCSNMKDKKCLDLCQPQTELRTPPPQEKLENIQEKSMDCAGKQCIYNLAANNRNIKRLKYRSHTSTLALIANDKLKTRLLLEKWRKGWSNRSKIWKSLMAAS; encoded by the exons atGGAATTACGCGTGTTTTTTTCACTGATGTTTGTGATCTATTCTGGACTTTTAGATGCAG TTGCCTCGGTTGTCTCCATCTCCGAGTTCCCGACCGTTTCCAGTGCCCCCTTGCGGCATGTCAGGTCAAAACGCTGCTCCTGTTCTTCATTCTTGGACAAGGAGTGCGTTTACTTCTGTCACCTCGACATCATCTGGATCAACACACCAGA ACGAACTGTCTCCTATGGACTTGGAAGCCCTCCAAGAAGAAAGCGGTCACTTCAGGAATCTGTTTTGGACACGCTGGTAGCTACAAGCCCAAGGTGCAAATGCTCAAATATGAAGGACAAGAAGTGTTTGGATTTGTGTCAGCCTCAAACAGAATtaag AACACCACCCCCACAAGAAAAACTTGAAAACATCCAAGAAAAAAGCATGGATTGTGCAGGAAAGCAATGCATATACAATCTGGCAGCCAACAACAGGAACATTAAAAG GTTAAAGTACAGAAGCCACACCAGCACCCTGGCATTGATTGCAAATGACAAACTCAAAACCAGGCTTTTATTAGAGAAGTGGAGGAAAGGCTGGAGTAACAGGTCTAAAATATGGAAGAGTCTGATGGCAGCATCCTAA
- the LOC117435266 gene encoding uncharacterized protein LOC117435266 has protein sequence MLIEKQIEAENNKIIIQKIEMNQTTNHDPNSSFHMFGKYYQDNLLKLIWKYLDLDPHHKLLYIGESGESFIPVLEKTSALLQPVVWGEECGAPHTDKKLKRIEQLDNYSFDRVLLVNAVQYFQNPSETFTQVLNTLHASGKILLVHRPGPITTLPFFRKAKKKLEEQDYPYMKIFESLRKLGADVQWKIEHVPVTIKKDDWLSLLGMKIAPILQHLSDYEVATGLQELTQGCLKYSEEVVSFEDRLMFISAHKLSEEGGAYPSIQRSGCVHSTPPHSAVWDLPLKLPLTEDLIKYLHKPSKPKCLFKRMF, from the exons atgctaattgaaaaacaaatagaggcagaaaataataaaataattatacaaaagATAGAAATGAACCAAACCACCAACCATGATCCAAACAGTTCCTTTCATATGTTTGGAAAATACTATCAGGATAACTTGTTAAAACTAATCTGGAAATATCTGGACCTGGACCCTCATCATAAGCTTCTCTACATCGGAGAAAGTGGTGAAAGTTTCATCCCAGTCTTGGAAAAGACTTCAGCTCTGTTACAGCCTGTGGTCTGGGGAGAGGAATGTGGTGCCCCACACACAGATAAGAAACTTAAAAGGATAGAACAATTGGACAATTACAGTTTCGATAGAGTTTTGCTTGTGAATGCTGTGCAGTATTTCCAG AATCCATCTGAAACATTCACACAAGTCCTAAACACACTACATGCGTCTGGTAAGATCCTACTAGTTCACCGGCCAGGACCTATAACCACATTACCATTTTTCAGAAAGGCCAAGAAGAAGTTAGAAGAACAGGATTATCCCTACATG AAAATATTTGAAAGCCTGAGGAAACTTGGAGCTGATGTCCAATGGAAAATTGAGCATGTTCCAgtaacaattaaaaag GATGACTGGCTATCCTTACTTGGAATGAAGATTGCACCCATACTTCAGCATTTAAGTGATTATGAAGTTGCCACAGGCCTCCAAGAGTTGACACAAGGATGCCTAAAATATTCA GAGGAAGTGGTGTCCTTTGAGGATCGCCTGATGTTCATTAGTGCACATAAACTGAGCGAGGAAGGTGGTGCGTATCCCAGTATCCAACGCTCTGGTTGTGTTCACAGTACGCCTCCACATTCTGCAGTGTGGGACCTGCCACTCAAACTTCCCCTCACCGAAGACCTCATCAAATACCTCCATAAGCCTTCGAAACCAAAGTGTCTATTTAAAAGAATGTTTTGA